The Flavobacterium piscisymbiosum genome includes a region encoding these proteins:
- the accB gene encoding acetyl-CoA carboxylase biotin carboxyl carrier protein — MDLKEIQNLIKFVANSGVAEVKLEMDDVKITIRTTLEGNVTETTYVQQLPAQAALPQAVAPQQAPAVVNVTSEASVPAEDSKFITIKSPIIGTFYRKPSPDKPVFTEVGSTISKGDVLCVIEAMKLFNEIESEVSGKIVKILVDDMSPVEFDQPLFLVDPS; from the coding sequence ATGGATTTAAAAGAAATTCAAAACCTAATCAAATTTGTAGCAAATTCGGGAGTTGCAGAGGTAAAGTTAGAAATGGATGATGTAAAAATCACTATCAGAACAACTTTAGAAGGAAATGTAACTGAAACTACTTATGTACAACAATTGCCTGCTCAGGCTGCCTTGCCACAAGCAGTTGCTCCTCAACAAGCTCCAGCAGTTGTAAACGTAACTAGCGAAGCATCTGTTCCGGCAGAAGATTCTAAATTCATTACTATTAAATCTCCAATTATTGGAACTTTCTATAGAAAACCATCTCCTGACAAACCAGTATTTACTGAAGTTGGAAGTACTATTTCTAAAGGTGATGTTCTTTGTGTAATTGAAGCAATGAAATTATTTAACGAAATCGAATCAGAAGTTTCAGGTAAAATTGTAAAAATTCTTGTAGACGATATGTCTCCTGTAGAATTTGACCAACCTTTATTCTTAGTTGATCCATCATAA
- a CDS encoding PepSY-like domain-containing protein, with translation MKKLILSAVIVLGSFSIYASNETTPEQTKTVVSAQTEYIEVSADAVPAAIKTALQTAYPGAKLDKAFVNEKKEYKLEISVGDQKATVFSDVNGNWLKI, from the coding sequence ATGAAAAAGTTAATCTTATCAGCAGTAATAGTTTTAGGAAGTTTTTCTATTTACGCAAGTAATGAGACAACTCCGGAACAAACTAAGACGGTTGTTTCTGCTCAGACAGAATATATAGAAGTAAGTGCAGATGCTGTACCTGCTGCTATAAAAACCGCACTGCAAACTGCTTATCCGGGAGCAAAACTGGATAAAGCATTTGTAAATGAAAAAAAAGAGTATAAACTCGAAATATCGGTTGGTGACCAAAAGGCTACTGTTTTTTCAGATGTCAATGGCAACTGGTTGAAGATATAA
- the pdxA gene encoding 4-hydroxythreonine-4-phosphate dehydrogenase PdxA, translating to MNKKAENIIVGISIGDLNGIGSEVILKTFEDSRMLEMCTPVIFANAKILSFVKKSFTSTVQFHGVDKLDQVVVGKVNVFNLWKEGVDINLGTNDEKIGEYAIKSFVAATKALKDGLVDVLVTAPINKYNIQSEDFKFPGHTDYLDQELEGNALMMMVQDNLRVGLLTDHVPLSEVSSHLTEELITRKIETVRKSLIQDFSIVRPKIAVLGLNPHAGDGGVIGKEDDLVLKPALKKIFDAGTMVFGPFSADGFFGSGQYEKYDAIVATYHDQGLIPFKTLSFGKGVNYTAGLNKIRTSPDHGTAYDIAGKDMADFNSFKEAVYLAIDIFHSRNQYEEITQKPLKIKEKQL from the coding sequence ATGAATAAAAAAGCAGAAAATATAATTGTTGGGATTTCAATTGGAGATTTAAACGGTATTGGAAGCGAAGTTATATTAAAAACATTCGAAGATTCTCGCATGTTAGAAATGTGTACGCCGGTTATTTTTGCCAATGCCAAAATTCTTTCTTTTGTAAAAAAGAGCTTTACATCTACGGTTCAGTTTCATGGAGTTGATAAACTAGATCAGGTTGTTGTTGGGAAAGTAAATGTATTCAATCTTTGGAAAGAAGGAGTAGATATTAATTTAGGTACAAACGATGAGAAAATTGGCGAGTACGCTATAAAATCATTTGTTGCAGCAACCAAGGCGTTAAAAGATGGTTTAGTTGATGTATTGGTTACAGCTCCTATTAATAAATATAATATTCAGTCAGAAGATTTTAAATTTCCGGGACATACAGATTATTTAGATCAGGAATTAGAAGGAAATGCATTGATGATGATGGTTCAGGATAATTTGAGAGTTGGTTTATTGACAGATCATGTTCCTTTAAGTGAAGTTTCTTCGCATTTAACGGAAGAATTAATTACAAGAAAAATCGAAACCGTAAGAAAATCTTTAATTCAGGATTTTAGTATTGTACGACCAAAAATTGCTGTTTTAGGATTGAATCCACATGCGGGTGATGGTGGTGTAATAGGAAAAGAAGATGATTTGGTTTTAAAACCAGCTTTAAAGAAAATATTCGATGCCGGAACTATGGTTTTTGGTCCTTTTTCTGCCGATGGTTTTTTTGGAAGTGGTCAATATGAAAAATACGATGCCATTGTAGCAACTTATCACGATCAGGGATTGATACCTTTTAAAACATTATCTTTTGGAAAAGGAGTTAATTATACAGCAGGATTAAATAAGATCAGAACATCGCCGGATCACGGTACAGCGTATGATATTGCTGGAAAAGACATGGCAGATTTTAATTCATTCAAAGAGGCAGTTTATCTTGCGATAGATATTTTTCATTCGAGAAATCAGTACGAAGAGATTACTCAAAAACCTCTTAAAATAAAAGAAAAACAGTTATAA
- a CDS encoding riboflavin synthase yields MFTGIIETLGRIHEIKKDQSNLHVTVEASITNELKIDQSVSHNGICLTVVAIKDSFYTVTAIEETISKTNIGDWKAGDIVNLERGMKLGDRLDGHIVQGHVDQTGTCIKIEEANGSWNYTFEYDKNLSNITIEKGSITVNGVSLTVVNSKTNEFSVSIIPYTYENTNFKNFKVGTKINLEFDVVGKYISRLYSINK; encoded by the coding sequence ATGTTTACAGGAATTATAGAAACCCTTGGAAGGATTCACGAAATAAAAAAAGACCAAAGCAATCTTCACGTAACAGTAGAAGCTTCAATTACAAACGAGTTAAAAATAGACCAAAGCGTTTCGCATAACGGAATATGCCTGACAGTTGTCGCTATTAAAGACTCTTTTTATACCGTCACCGCTATTGAAGAAACGATTTCGAAAACAAATATTGGCGACTGGAAAGCGGGCGATATTGTAAATCTGGAAAGAGGAATGAAACTTGGCGACCGTCTTGACGGACATATTGTACAAGGCCACGTAGATCAAACAGGAACCTGCATTAAAATCGAAGAAGCAAACGGAAGCTGGAACTATACTTTTGAATACGATAAAAACCTCAGCAATATTACGATCGAAAAAGGATCAATAACCGTAAACGGAGTAAGCCTTACAGTTGTAAACTCTAAAACAAACGAATTTAGTGTTTCAATTATTCCGTATACTTACGAAAACACCAATTTCAAAAACTTTAAAGTTGGAACAAAAATAAACCTGGAATTTGACGTGGTTGGAAAATACATTTCAAGACTTTATTCGATAAATAAATAG
- a CDS encoding T9SS type A sorting domain-containing protein, giving the protein MKKILLLFFVFISIQTFSQIYIGVNSPVYVKNQVLYVNQNIDLAPNSNLYLRNNSQLVQGTSGVSTNSGTGILSVYQEGTSDNFEYNYWCSPVGNPIVSTGNTPFGISLLNRPITSTAVVPATILPLTNYDGSASPLAIASYWIYKLTNANNYSQWIQVGGATTIAAGEGFTMKGTSGTDTNDPEGTGIPNNPGTGAQRYDFRGKPNDGNIAVAVGTGNAATLTGNPYPSALHLNAFLLDPSNTACTGVAYFWEQDKTVNSHYLSAYRGGYGTYSPVAVGSTGLYVAATFNSYNSNGSLNTTGTSSGLIIERKYSPIGQGFLINGAASGSVTFKNSHRAFYKEGSGLSQFAKSNKDKSLNASEEKSTPVSHFKINTIINNQFTRQLALAFIPEATDGIDVGIDALNMDQSLPSDISFWLENSNYVIQGVNFELSKRIPLTVKATANTTLKFYIPEIVNFDPSQNIYLYDELDSSYHDIKNGTYQIIIASGVYSDRFKITFTNQTLGINEEIKRQFLIVQDNINEVLRASNPNNIAFESFVLFDILGKAVLNKSELGVEQNYNFSTSGLSSGIYIATFLTSDNEKITQKIIISNSGKK; this is encoded by the coding sequence ATGAAAAAAATATTACTATTATTTTTTGTTTTTATTTCTATTCAAACATTTTCACAAATATATATTGGTGTAAATTCCCCTGTATATGTCAAAAATCAAGTTTTATATGTAAATCAGAATATAGATTTAGCACCAAATTCAAATCTATATTTAAGAAATAACTCTCAGTTGGTTCAGGGTACTAGCGGAGTATCCACCAATAGTGGAACAGGTATTTTATCGGTTTATCAGGAAGGTACTTCCGACAACTTTGAGTATAATTATTGGTGTTCCCCTGTTGGAAACCCTATTGTCTCAACAGGTAATACACCTTTTGGAATTTCACTGCTAAATAGGCCAATTACTTCAACTGCTGTGGTCCCTGCAACAATACTTCCACTTACAAATTATGATGGATCTGCAAGCCCACTTGCAATAGCGTCATATTGGATTTATAAGTTAACAAATGCCAATAACTACTCGCAATGGATTCAGGTTGGAGGCGCTACAACAATAGCGGCTGGAGAAGGGTTTACAATGAAAGGCACAAGCGGTACTGATACAAATGATCCAGAAGGAACCGGCATACCCAATAATCCTGGAACAGGAGCTCAAAGATATGATTTCAGAGGTAAGCCCAATGATGGAAATATAGCAGTAGCAGTAGGAACTGGAAATGCAGCAACACTTACAGGGAACCCGTACCCTTCGGCACTTCATTTAAATGCTTTCCTATTAGATCCCTCAAATACAGCCTGCACAGGGGTTGCTTACTTTTGGGAGCAGGATAAAACGGTAAATTCTCATTATCTATCTGCTTATAGAGGAGGTTATGGTACCTATTCACCAGTAGCAGTAGGATCCACAGGATTATATGTGGCAGCCACATTTAATAGCTATAATAGTAATGGCAGCTTGAACACTACAGGGACATCCTCTGGTTTAATAATAGAGCGAAAATACAGTCCTATTGGACAAGGTTTTTTAATCAATGGTGCAGCTAGCGGTTCGGTTACTTTTAAAAATTCGCACCGTGCATTTTATAAAGAAGGTTCTGGTTTATCTCAATTTGCAAAATCAAATAAAGATAAATCTTTAAATGCATCAGAAGAGAAAAGTACTCCTGTGTCTCACTTTAAAATAAACACAATTATAAATAATCAATTTACCAGGCAACTTGCGCTAGCATTTATACCCGAAGCGACAGATGGGATTGATGTTGGGATTGATGCCCTAAATATGGATCAAAGCCTTCCTAGTGATATTTCATTTTGGTTAGAAAATTCCAACTATGTAATCCAAGGAGTTAATTTTGAACTCTCAAAGAGAATACCTTTAACTGTTAAAGCGACTGCTAATACTACTCTGAAATTTTATATTCCTGAGATTGTTAATTTTGATCCTTCACAAAATATTTACTTATATGATGAATTAGATTCATCTTATCATGATATCAAAAATGGAACTTATCAGATCATTATTGCATCTGGGGTTTATTCTGACCGATTTAAAATAACTTTTACAAATCAGACTCTCGGTATTAATGAAGAAATAAAAAGGCAATTCTTAATAGTTCAAGACAATATTAATGAAGTCTTAAGAGCTTCAAATCCAAATAACATAGCTTTTGAATCATTTGTTTTGTTTGATATTCTTGGAAAGGCTGTATTAAACAAAAGTGAATTGGGAGTTGAACAAAATTATAATTTCTCAACTTCGGGCTTAAGTTCTGGAATTTACATTGCCACTTTTCTAACTTCTGACAATGAAAAAATAACCCAAAAAATTATTATATCAAATTCGGGCAAAAAATAA
- the accC gene encoding acetyl-CoA carboxylase biotin carboxylase subunit, whose translation MFKKILIANRGEIALRVIRTCKEMGIKTVAVYSTADAESLHVKFADEAVCIGPPPSNLSYLKMSNIIAAAEITNADAIHPGYGFLSENAKFSKICQEHGIKFIGAAPEMIDRMGDKASAKATMKAAGVPCVPGSEGLLESFEQTQKLAKEFGYPVMLKATAGGGGKGMRAVWKEDELLKAWESARQEAAAAFGNDGMYMEKLIEEPRHIEIQVVGDSYGKACHLSERDCSVQRRHQKLTEETPSPFMTDELRTAMGEAAVKAAEFIKYEGAGTVEFLVDKHRNFYFMEMNTRIQVEHPITEQVIDYDLIREQIMVAAGIPISGRNYLPELHAIECRINAEDPYNDFRPSPGKITTLHMPGGHGVRLDTHVYSGYTIPPNYDSMIAKLITTAQSREEAISKMRRALDEFVIEGVKTTIPFHRQLMDDPRYIAGDYTTAFMDTFKMKPIEE comes from the coding sequence ATGTTTAAAAAAATATTAATTGCGAATAGAGGAGAAATTGCACTTCGTGTAATTCGTACATGTAAAGAAATGGGAATCAAAACTGTAGCAGTTTACTCTACAGCCGATGCAGAAAGTCTACATGTTAAGTTTGCTGACGAAGCGGTTTGTATTGGTCCTCCTCCAAGTAACTTATCGTATTTGAAAATGTCAAATATTATTGCCGCTGCAGAAATTACAAATGCAGATGCAATTCATCCAGGTTATGGATTTCTTTCTGAGAATGCTAAATTCTCAAAAATTTGTCAGGAACACGGAATCAAATTTATTGGTGCTGCTCCTGAAATGATTGATAGAATGGGAGATAAAGCTTCTGCAAAAGCTACAATGAAAGCAGCAGGGGTTCCATGTGTACCAGGTTCTGAAGGATTATTAGAATCTTTCGAACAAACACAAAAATTAGCTAAAGAATTTGGTTATCCTGTAATGCTTAAAGCAACAGCAGGTGGTGGTGGAAAAGGAATGCGTGCTGTTTGGAAAGAAGATGAATTATTGAAAGCATGGGAAAGTGCACGTCAGGAAGCTGCCGCTGCATTTGGAAATGACGGAATGTACATGGAGAAACTTATCGAAGAGCCACGTCATATCGAAATTCAGGTTGTTGGAGATTCTTACGGAAAAGCATGTCACCTTTCTGAAAGAGATTGTTCTGTACAACGTCGTCATCAAAAACTAACTGAAGAAACGCCTTCGCCTTTCATGACAGATGAATTACGTACTGCAATGGGAGAAGCTGCTGTAAAAGCCGCTGAATTCATTAAATACGAAGGAGCCGGAACAGTAGAATTTTTGGTTGACAAACACAGAAATTTCTATTTCATGGAAATGAATACTCGTATTCAGGTAGAGCATCCAATTACAGAACAAGTAATTGATTACGATTTAATTCGTGAGCAAATTATGGTTGCTGCCGGAATTCCAATTTCAGGTAGAAACTATTTACCGGAATTGCACGCTATCGAATGTCGTATTAATGCCGAAGATCCTTATAATGATTTTCGTCCTTCACCAGGAAAAATTACTACACTTCATATGCCGGGAGGTCACGGAGTTCGTTTAGATACTCACGTTTATTCTGGATATACAATTCCACCAAATTACGATTCGATGATTGCTAAGTTAATTACGACTGCTCAATCTCGTGAAGAAGCAATTAGCAAAATGCGAAGAGCTTTGGACGAATTTGTAATTGAAGGTGTAAAAACTACAATTCCTTTCCATAGACAATTAATGGATGATCCTAGATATATTGCAGGAGATTATACAACTGCATTTATGGATACATTTAAAATGAAACCTATAGAAGAATAA
- a CDS encoding YceD family protein, giving the protein MSKTKEFLIPFIGLKLGKHHFEYQISNTFFANFDYDEFQSSDIKVGLVLDKKSNMLELEFKHKGTVNVPCDLTGEDFDLPIKGKMKLIVRFGDEFNNDNEELLILPHGEHEIDVAQYIYEMIALSVPLKRVHPGVKDGSLQTEALTKLNELTVKEQKEESKQEEDIDPRWDKLKKLLTDK; this is encoded by the coding sequence ATGAGCAAAACAAAAGAATTTTTAATTCCTTTCATAGGGTTAAAGCTAGGAAAACACCATTTTGAGTATCAAATAAGTAACACGTTCTTTGCGAACTTTGATTACGATGAATTTCAAAGTTCAGATATCAAAGTAGGTTTAGTTTTAGATAAGAAAAGCAACATGTTAGAGTTGGAATTCAAACACAAAGGAACTGTAAATGTGCCTTGTGATCTAACAGGCGAAGATTTCGATCTTCCTATAAAAGGGAAAATGAAATTAATTGTTCGTTTTGGAGATGAATTCAATAATGATAACGAAGAGCTGTTGATCTTACCGCACGGAGAGCATGAAATAGATGTTGCACAATACATTTATGAAATGATTGCGCTTTCGGTACCGCTAAAACGAGTTCATCCAGGAGTAAAAGACGGAAGTTTGCAAACCGAAGCTTTAACAAAATTGAATGAGCTAACAGTAAAAGAACAAAAAGAAGAGAGTAAACAAGAAGAAGATATTGACCCGCGTTGGGACAAATTAAAGAAACTATTAACGGATAAATAA
- a CDS encoding PepSY-like domain-containing protein, whose amino-acid sequence MKKLILSAAIILGSLSIQAANPVTTSMTQSVTVQDEFTEIGTDAVPAAVKSTVEKSFPNTKLEKAYKNEKNEYKLEISSGDKKYTVFTDASGNIIKK is encoded by the coding sequence ATGAAAAAGTTAATCTTATCAGCAGCAATCATTTTAGGAAGTTTGTCAATTCAGGCAGCTAATCCGGTAACAACTTCAATGACTCAGTCAGTGACAGTTCAGGATGAATTTACTGAAATTGGTACGGATGCTGTTCCGGCAGCTGTAAAATCAACTGTCGAAAAATCTTTTCCGAATACAAAACTTGAAAAAGCGTATAAAAACGAAAAGAATGAGTACAAGTTGGAAATTTCTAGTGGTGACAAAAAGTATACTGTATTTACAGATGCTTCTGGAAACATCATTAAAAAATAA
- a CDS encoding sigma-54-dependent transcriptional regulator codes for MPKILLIEDDISFCKLLEKFLVKKAYEVTIAFSAAEARLAIKKESFDLILTDLRLPDSDGIGLMSEFKTAYPEIPVILMTGYSDVNTAVKAIKNGAADYISKPFNPDEVLLVITNALKSSETEEEIPVKEKKSVKKQTANTENEFVKGISVASKKLLDHIHLVSPTDMSVLIIGESGTGKEIIAKSIHQQSLRKNNNFIAVDCGAIPKELAASEFFGHLKGSFTGAISDKMGYFEAANGGTLFLDEIGNLSYENQIQLLRALQERKIKPVGSNKEINVDIRIITATNEDLREAVKNGDFREDLYHRINEFSIQSPSLKDRDEDLMVFADYFLEKANQQLNKDIIGFSPEVVTIFQNYNWPGNLRELQNCVKRATLLTQGDFIKSDVLPVEFFQIQKQQTNNGDFSLSENEKEAIIHALSKAQNNKSEAAKLLKITRKTLYNKLKHYNID; via the coding sequence ATGCCAAAGATATTACTCATAGAAGATGATATTTCGTTTTGCAAATTATTAGAAAAATTTCTGGTAAAAAAAGCATACGAAGTAACCATTGCTTTCTCTGCAGCAGAAGCAAGATTAGCCATCAAAAAGGAATCCTTCGATTTAATTTTGACAGATCTTCGCTTGCCTGATTCTGACGGTATTGGACTAATGTCTGAATTTAAGACGGCTTACCCGGAAATCCCTGTAATTCTTATGACAGGATATTCAGATGTGAATACTGCAGTAAAAGCGATTAAAAACGGAGCTGCTGATTACATTTCGAAACCTTTCAATCCTGATGAGGTTTTACTGGTTATTACCAATGCTTTAAAATCTTCAGAAACAGAAGAAGAAATTCCTGTAAAGGAAAAAAAATCTGTGAAGAAACAAACTGCCAATACCGAAAATGAGTTTGTAAAAGGAATTTCGGTGGCATCCAAAAAATTATTAGATCACATTCATTTGGTTAGTCCAACAGATATGTCGGTTTTGATTATTGGAGAAAGCGGAACAGGAAAAGAAATCATTGCCAAAAGTATTCATCAGCAAAGTTTAAGAAAGAATAATAATTTCATTGCAGTCGATTGTGGAGCTATTCCGAAAGAATTGGCGGCAAGTGAATTCTTCGGACACTTAAAAGGATCTTTTACAGGAGCCATAAGCGATAAAATGGGTTATTTTGAAGCTGCTAATGGAGGAACTCTTTTTTTAGATGAAATAGGGAATCTTTCATACGAAAATCAAATACAGCTTTTAAGAGCGCTTCAGGAACGTAAAATTAAACCTGTTGGAAGCAATAAGGAAATTAATGTTGATATACGTATCATTACCGCTACAAACGAAGATTTGCGCGAAGCAGTAAAAAATGGCGATTTTAGAGAAGATTTATACCATAGAATCAACGAATTTTCGATTCAGTCTCCATCATTAAAAGACAGAGACGAAGATTTAATGGTTTTCGCCGATTATTTCTTAGAAAAAGCCAATCAGCAATTAAATAAAGATATCATCGGATTTTCACCGGAAGTAGTTACTATTTTTCAAAACTACAACTGGCCGGGAAATTTACGTGAACTTCAAAATTGCGTAAAACGTGCTACGCTTTTAACTCAGGGCGATTTTATAAAAAGTGATGTGTTGCCGGTTGAATTTTTCCAGATTCAAAAACAACAAACCAATAATGGTGATTTTTCACTGTCAGAAAACGAAAAAGAAGCTATTATTCACGCTTTATCAAAAGCACAGAATAATAAATCCGAAGCGGCAAAATTGCTTAAAATTACCAGAAAAACACTTTATAATAAATTAAAGCATTACAATATAGATTAA
- the rpmF gene encoding 50S ribosomal protein L32: MAHPKRKISKTRRDKRRTHYKATVAQIATCPITGEAHLYHRAYWHEGKMYYRGQVVIDKSVAVA, translated from the coding sequence ATGGCACATCCTAAGAGAAAAATCTCGAAAACAAGAAGAGATAAGAGAAGAACACATTATAAAGCTACTGTAGCTCAAATCGCTACATGTCCTATTACTGGAGAAGCACATTTATACCACAGAGCTTACTGGCATGAAGGTAAAATGTATTACAGAGGGCAAGTTGTTATCGATAAATCTGTAGCGGTTGCTTAA
- a CDS encoding beta-ketoacyl-ACP synthase III encodes MNTITAAITAVGAYVPDFVLSNKVLETMVDTNDEWITTRTGIKERRILKDADKGTSFLAIKAAQDLIAKANIDPLEIDMIIMATATADMPVASTGVYVATEIGATNAFAYDLQAACSSFLYGMSTAAAYVQSGRYKKVLLIGADKMSSIVDYTDRATCIIFGDGAGAVLFEPNYEGLGLQDEYLRSDGVGRDFLKIPAGGSLIPTTEETVKNRQHNIIQDGKTVFKYAVTNMADASELILKRNNLTNEDVNWLVPHQANKRIIDATASRMNLEESKVLMNIERYGNTTSATLPLVLSDFEHQFKKGDNIIFAAFGGGFTWGSIYLKWAYDKK; translated from the coding sequence ATGAATACAATCACAGCCGCAATTACCGCTGTTGGAGCTTATGTTCCTGACTTCGTTCTTTCGAACAAAGTATTAGAAACAATGGTCGATACCAATGACGAATGGATTACTACTCGTACTGGAATTAAAGAAAGAAGGATTCTTAAAGATGCTGATAAAGGAACGTCGTTTCTTGCCATAAAAGCAGCACAAGATTTAATTGCGAAAGCAAATATTGATCCTTTAGAGATTGATATGATTATAATGGCAACAGCTACAGCAGATATGCCGGTAGCCTCTACAGGAGTTTATGTTGCAACAGAAATTGGAGCTACAAATGCCTTTGCATACGATTTGCAAGCGGCTTGCTCAAGTTTTTTATACGGAATGTCAACTGCTGCAGCTTATGTGCAGTCAGGGCGATACAAAAAAGTACTGTTAATTGGTGCAGATAAAATGTCATCAATTGTAGATTATACAGACAGAGCGACTTGTATTATTTTTGGAGATGGAGCGGGTGCCGTTTTATTCGAACCAAATTATGAAGGCTTAGGCTTGCAAGATGAATACTTACGAAGCGATGGTGTAGGACGCGATTTTCTTAAAATTCCTGCCGGAGGTTCTCTAATACCAACTACAGAAGAGACCGTTAAAAATAGACAACACAATATTATTCAGGACGGAAAAACCGTTTTTAAATATGCTGTAACGAATATGGCTGATGCAAGTGAGTTGATCTTGAAAAGAAACAATCTGACTAACGAAGATGTTAATTGGTTAGTGCCGCATCAGGCAAACAAACGTATTATAGATGCTACTGCAAGCAGAATGAATCTTGAAGAATCAAAAGTATTAATGAATATCGAAAGATATGGTAATACAACTTCAGCTACATTGCCTTTAGTATTAAGCGACTTTGAGCACCAGTTCAAAAAAGGAGATAATATTATTTTTGCCGCTTTTGGTGGTGGATTCACTTGGGGATCTATTTACCTAAAATGGGCTTACGATAAGAAATAA
- a CDS encoding site-specific integrase, with protein MVSYKFTLKATPSTFGEYFINLVLIKDRINTSLSIKKKCKHEDWSFETERLKKTHREYKQINDLIEKYSRRVNNIITEFESDETPFTLQDIVAKFKKASGKQRALSYTAFHESLIEEIKSAGKLSTCNIEKDTLKSIQRFFNRTEITFKDLSVDAIYKYQSFLNGNHNSQSTIGIRIRTLRAVFNKAIKREIIPVTMYPFDKFKVSKIKESGKKEYLSEEELELLKNIELINKSDIIARDMFLLSFYGRGINFIDLMQLKKTDLYKDTITYKRSKTEVIVNFKINDFWKRKIEEYISTGDSHYLFNIINNNQNSKIYINNKKEKYLKIHINTPLKRIITDLGIKKKITYYCARHSFATILKFNNISTDIIKEALGHKDIKSTMSYLNTLPSNTLDKMIDDIIF; from the coding sequence ATGGTATCATATAAATTTACACTAAAAGCAACACCAAGTACATTTGGCGAGTATTTTATTAATCTTGTACTAATTAAAGACAGAATAAACACTAGTCTATCAATAAAGAAAAAATGCAAACATGAAGATTGGTCATTTGAAACAGAACGTCTTAAAAAAACGCACAGAGAATACAAGCAGATTAATGATCTGATTGAAAAATATTCAAGACGCGTTAACAACATTATTACTGAATTTGAATCAGATGAAACTCCATTCACATTACAAGATATTGTAGCCAAATTCAAAAAAGCTTCCGGAAAGCAGCGAGCACTAAGCTATACTGCTTTTCACGAAAGTTTAATCGAAGAAATTAAAAGTGCAGGAAAATTGTCAACATGTAACATTGAAAAAGATACCTTAAAATCGATTCAACGCTTTTTTAACAGAACCGAAATCACTTTTAAAGATTTATCAGTAGATGCGATTTATAAATATCAATCTTTTTTAAACGGAAATCACAATAGCCAAAGTACAATTGGAATAAGAATTCGAACCTTAAGAGCCGTTTTTAACAAAGCTATTAAACGTGAAATCATCCCCGTTACTATGTATCCTTTTGATAAATTTAAAGTATCAAAAATCAAGGAAAGTGGAAAAAAGGAATATCTCTCTGAAGAAGAACTTGAATTATTAAAAAATATAGAATTGATAAACAAAAGTGACATTATTGCACGAGATATGTTTCTACTAAGTTTTTATGGAAGAGGAATTAATTTCATTGATTTAATGCAATTAAAAAAAACAGATTTATATAAAGATACAATCACATATAAAAGAAGTAAAACTGAAGTAATAGTAAACTTCAAAATAAACGATTTCTGGAAACGCAAAATTGAGGAATACATTTCAACGGGAGATTCACACTATTTATTCAACATCATTAATAACAATCAAAACTCAAAAATTTATATAAATAACAAAAAAGAAAAATATCTAAAAATTCATATAAACACACCTCTTAAAAGAATTATTACTGATTTAGGTATTAAAAAGAAAATTACATACTATTGTGCCAGACATTCATTTGCAACTATTCTAAAATTTAATAATATATCAACCGATATTATTAAGGAAGCTTTAGGGCATAAAGATATCAAATCAACAATGTCTTACTTAAACACACTTCCAAGCAACACTTTGGACAAAATGATCGATGATATAATCTTTTAA